From a region of the Haloferax volcanii DS2 genome:
- a CDS encoding DUF7520 family protein: MSSNVGGHRFVLGLYAALVAVAGVAGYLTGTFVSGLSAPRFLFLVPFPPTPAGFAAYGALTIALVLGVPLALVVYVSAGLDDAA, from the coding sequence GTGAGTTCGAACGTCGGCGGTCATCGCTTCGTCCTCGGGTTGTACGCCGCCCTCGTCGCCGTCGCCGGAGTCGCGGGCTACCTCACCGGGACGTTCGTCTCGGGTCTCAGCGCGCCCCGGTTTCTCTTCTTGGTGCCGTTTCCACCGACGCCGGCCGGTTTCGCGGCCTACGGCGCGCTGACCATCGCACTCGTCCTCGGCGTCCCGCTCGCGCTCGTCGTCTACGTCTCGGCCGGCCTCGACGACGCGGCCTAA
- a CDS encoding cbb3-type cytochrome c oxidase subunit I, protein MGVFLIAVAAWLARVEDWRSYTPLAGGGTVGGTAEQYVSEEKPSGVIRWLTTVDHKDIGMLYGAYALVAFAVGGLMVVLMRIELADPSMTLISNTFYNSLLTSHGITMLFLFGTPILAAFSNYFIPLLIGADDMAFPRINAIAFWLLPPAALLIWAGFFPIPDVIPAQTAWTMYTPLSAGAGSGNQVNAGVDLMLLGLHLSGVSATMGAINFIATIFTERDEKVSWANLDIFSWTVLTQSGLILFAFPLLGSAILMLLLDRNFGTMFFSVDGGAILWQHLFWFFGHPEVYILVLPPMGIVSLVLPRFAGRRLFGFKFVVYSTLAIGVLSFGVWAHHMFATGIDPRLRASFMAVSLAIAIPSAVKTFNWITTMWNGKIRLTTPMLFCIGFVSNFILGGVTGVFLASIPVDLVLHDTYYVVGHFHYIVMGAIAFAGFAGLYYWFPIYTGRMYQVTLGKWHFWLSMVGTNLTFFAMILLGYGGMPRRYATYLPQFATLHQVATVGALILLVGQMIFVWNFVQSWLEGRKVEDGDPWDLAADDLTTAEWTWFERKLETAVTDGGEDETELATDGGQTVDDADADANSADDA, encoded by the coding sequence ATGGGGGTCTTCCTCATCGCCGTCGCCGCGTGGCTCGCGCGGGTCGAAGACTGGCGGTCGTACACTCCGCTCGCGGGCGGAGGGACGGTCGGTGGTACCGCAGAGCAGTACGTCTCGGAGGAGAAACCATCCGGGGTCATCCGTTGGTTGACGACGGTCGACCACAAGGACATCGGGATGCTCTACGGCGCATACGCGCTCGTCGCGTTCGCCGTGGGGGGTCTCATGGTCGTCCTGATGCGGATTGAACTGGCGGACCCGTCGATGACGCTTATCTCGAACACGTTCTACAACTCGTTGCTCACAAGCCACGGGATTACGATGCTGTTTTTGTTCGGGACGCCCATCCTCGCCGCGTTCTCGAACTACTTCATCCCGCTTCTCATTGGTGCCGACGACATGGCGTTCCCGCGTATCAACGCCATCGCGTTCTGGCTCCTGCCGCCGGCGGCGCTGCTCATCTGGGCCGGGTTCTTCCCCATCCCGGACGTCATCCCGGCGCAGACGGCCTGGACCATGTACACACCGCTTTCGGCCGGTGCCGGCTCCGGAAACCAGGTAAACGCCGGTGTGGACCTGATGCTTCTCGGCCTGCACCTCTCGGGTGTCTCGGCCACGATGGGTGCGATCAACTTCATTGCGACCATCTTCACGGAGCGTGACGAGAAGGTCTCGTGGGCCAACCTCGACATCTTCTCGTGGACGGTCCTCACCCAGTCTGGTCTCATCCTGTTCGCGTTCCCGCTCCTCGGTAGCGCGATTCTCATGCTGCTTCTCGACCGGAACTTCGGAACGATGTTCTTCTCGGTCGACGGCGGCGCAATTCTCTGGCAGCACCTGTTTTGGTTCTTCGGTCACCCCGAAGTGTACATCCTCGTGCTTCCCCCGATGGGTATCGTGAGCCTCGTGCTCCCCCGCTTTGCGGGCCGTCGCCTCTTCGGGTTCAAGTTCGTCGTGTACTCCACGCTCGCCATTGGTGTCCTCTCGTTCGGTGTCTGGGCGCACCACATGTTCGCGACGGGTATCGACCCCCGTCTCCGTGCGTCGTTCATGGCCGTCTCGCTCGCCATTGCGATTCCGAGTGCGGTGAAGACGTTCAACTGGATCACGACGATGTGGAACGGGAAGATTCGCCTCACGACGCCGATGCTCTTCTGTATCGGCTTCGTGTCGAACTTCATCCTCGGCGGCGTGACGGGCGTCTTCCTCGCGTCGATTCCGGTGGACCTCGTGCTCCACGACACCTACTACGTCGTCGGTCACTTCCACTACATCGTCATGGGTGCCATCGCCTTCGCCGGCTTCGCTGGCCTCTACTACTGGTTCCCCATCTACACCGGCCGGATGTACCAGGTCACGCTCGGTAAGTGGCACTTCTGGCTCTCGATGGTCGGGACGAACCTGACGTTCTTCGCGATGATTCTGCTCGGCTACGGCGGTATGCCGCGTCGCTACGCGACCTACCTGCCGCAGTTCGCGACGCTCCATCAGGTCGCGACGGTCGGCGCGCTCATCCTGCTCGTCGGACAGATGATATTCGTTTGGAACTTCGTCCAGTCGTGGCTCGAAGGTCGCAAGGTCGAAGACGGCGACCCGTGGGACCTCGCCGCCGACGACCTCACCACCGCCGAGTGGACCTGGTTCGAGCGCAAACTGGAGACGGCCGTCACCGACGGCGGCGAAGACGAGACCGAACTCGCCACCGACGGCGGGCAGACGGTCGACGACGCGGACGCGGACGCGAACTCCGCTGACGACGCGTAA
- a CDS encoding DUF6684 family protein — translation MATKTFDKDTILDLTVNMVPLAIILFFVVAFTFVNPFGFESLTSGLQYTLLIAPFVLLAALTYLSGKAIAGSEKEGTVYAPGRATVPGAKPLHEEESEGAAELEESPADDAVEAADETA, via the coding sequence ATGGCAACCAAGACGTTCGACAAGGACACCATCCTCGACCTCACGGTCAACATGGTTCCGCTGGCCATCATCCTGTTTTTCGTGGTGGCGTTCACCTTCGTCAATCCGTTTGGGTTCGAATCGCTCACCTCGGGACTCCAGTACACGCTCCTCATCGCGCCGTTCGTGCTCCTCGCGGCGCTCACCTACCTCTCGGGGAAGGCCATCGCCGGCTCCGAGAAGGAAGGCACCGTCTACGCGCCGGGTCGGGCGACGGTCCCCGGTGCGAAGCCGCTTCACGAAGAAGAGAGCGAGGGAGCGGCCGAACTCGAAGAATCGCCGGCTGACGACGCCGTCGAAGCCGCGGACGAGACGGCTTAA
- a CDS encoding DUF7541 family protein, which translates to MDEAPGLSDQYRTASPWPVFIALGIPISELGLLFGLFPLAVGGLLLFGGSVIGILKESGYVTSTIRAVTALAVVFLAFGAGLAFTDIALVTRGYAVIAAAILLAVGGVVFELFVREQRQTF; encoded by the coding sequence ATGGACGAAGCGCCGGGACTCTCCGACCAGTACCGCACGGCCAGTCCGTGGCCCGTGTTCATCGCGCTCGGGATACCCATCTCCGAGTTGGGTCTGCTGTTTGGCCTGTTTCCACTCGCCGTCGGCGGGCTGCTCCTGTTCGGCGGGAGCGTCATCGGCATCCTCAAGGAGTCCGGCTACGTCACCTCGACGATTCGCGCAGTCACCGCGCTTGCGGTCGTCTTCCTCGCGTTCGGCGCGGGGCTCGCGTTCACCGACATCGCCCTCGTGACCCGGGGCTACGCGGTCATCGCGGCCGCGATTCTGCTGGCGGTCGGCGGCGTCGTCTTCGAACTGTTCGTCCGCGAACAGCGACAGACGTTCTGA
- a CDS encoding VNG_1110C family protein, translating into MPDPRTLRDSTQIVLPCDLLESVRDDLEAEFVVSVHRADGETCRIIGSPVEIRAVSDFLARQGISLR; encoded by the coding sequence ATGCCCGACCCCCGGACGCTTCGCGACAGCACGCAAATCGTGCTCCCCTGCGACCTCTTGGAAAGCGTGCGCGACGACCTCGAAGCGGAGTTCGTCGTCTCCGTCCACCGAGCGGACGGAGAGACGTGCCGGATTATCGGAAGCCCCGTCGAGATTCGCGCAGTCAGCGACTTCCTCGCCCGGCAGGGTATCTCTCTCCGCTAG
- a CDS encoding OBG GTPase family GTP-binding protein — MGLEEEIEDIREEISNTPYNKSTEAHIGRLKAKLAELKEKLENQSSAGGGQGYAVEKTGDATVALVGFPSVGKSTLINALTNADSETGEYEFTTLNVNPGMLKYKGANIQILDVPGLIEGAAGGRGGGKEVLSVVRTADIVVFMLSVFEIERYERLQQELYNNKIRLDTSPPNLSINKKGKGGINVTKSDSVDLEEETIKGILREHGFVNAEVTLRGETTIDELVDGIMKNRVYLPSIVAVNKADLIDKDYLPTVEENLREVGLDPDEVTFISAEAEKGLDALKEEIWDALGLIRIYMDKPGRGVDYDEPLVLRGGDTIDDAIHELGAKLDERFRFARVSGPSAKHDDQQVGRDHVLADEDVLRIIAQR; from the coding sequence ATGGGACTGGAGGAGGAGATCGAAGATATCCGCGAGGAGATATCTAACACGCCGTACAACAAGTCGACCGAGGCGCACATCGGTCGGCTGAAGGCGAAACTCGCGGAACTGAAAGAGAAACTCGAAAACCAGAGTTCGGCCGGCGGCGGCCAAGGGTACGCCGTCGAGAAGACCGGCGACGCGACGGTCGCGCTCGTCGGCTTCCCGAGCGTCGGCAAATCGACGCTCATCAACGCGCTCACCAACGCCGACAGCGAGACCGGCGAGTACGAGTTCACGACGCTCAACGTCAACCCGGGGATGCTGAAGTACAAGGGCGCGAACATCCAGATACTCGACGTGCCGGGCCTCATCGAAGGGGCCGCTGGCGGCCGCGGCGGCGGCAAGGAGGTCCTCTCTGTCGTCCGCACCGCCGACATCGTCGTGTTCATGCTCTCGGTGTTCGAAATCGAGCGCTACGAGCGACTGCAACAGGAGCTTTACAACAACAAGATTCGTCTCGACACGTCGCCGCCGAACCTCTCTATCAACAAGAAGGGGAAAGGCGGCATCAACGTCACCAAAAGCGACAGCGTCGACCTCGAAGAGGAGACCATCAAGGGCATCCTCCGCGAGCACGGCTTCGTCAACGCCGAGGTGACGCTCCGCGGCGAGACGACCATCGACGAACTCGTCGACGGCATCATGAAAAACCGGGTGTACCTGCCGTCTATCGTCGCCGTCAACAAGGCCGACCTCATCGACAAGGACTACCTCCCGACGGTCGAGGAGAACCTCCGCGAAGTCGGGCTCGACCCCGACGAGGTGACGTTCATCAGCGCCGAGGCCGAGAAGGGCCTCGACGCGCTCAAAGAGGAGATTTGGGACGCGCTCGGGCTCATCCGCATCTACATGGACAAACCCGGCCGCGGCGTCGACTACGACGAACCGCTCGTCCTCCGGGGGGGCGACACCATCGACGACGCCATCCACGAACTCGGTGCCAAACTCGACGAGCGGTTCCGGTTCGCCCGCGTCTCCGGCCCGAGCGCGAAACACGACGACCAGCAGGTCGGCCGCGACCACGTCCTCGCCGACGAGGACGTGCTCCGCATCATCGCCCAGCGGTGA
- a CDS encoding TIGR04206 family protein, protein MTTDSAPRSASRSPARRRLRLLLVFVLGLVPWSVQTFTTGSATLLFPWGLVGPATGSVTTITDFFLRFTMGLPDYILVWPVGVACYLVALGSALSGVLFGREDVRITAAGLALAGVTQLEVARGFSVQPGRTAWPVGTVLLWAVAGFLYWSRANERDADGSSR, encoded by the coding sequence GTGACGACCGACTCGGCGCCCCGGTCGGCGTCGCGGTCGCCCGCGCGTCGCCGCCTCCGGCTACTCCTCGTCTTCGTCCTCGGTCTCGTCCCGTGGTCCGTCCAGACGTTCACCACCGGGAGCGCCACGCTCCTGTTCCCGTGGGGGCTCGTCGGCCCCGCGACGGGGAGCGTGACGACCATCACCGACTTCTTCCTGCGCTTTACGATGGGACTTCCGGACTACATCCTCGTCTGGCCGGTCGGCGTCGCCTGTTACCTCGTCGCGCTCGGAAGCGCGCTCTCGGGCGTCCTGTTCGGCCGCGAGGACGTTCGGATCACCGCGGCCGGGCTCGCCCTCGCCGGCGTGACCCAGTTGGAGGTCGCCCGCGGCTTTTCGGTCCAACCCGGTCGAACCGCGTGGCCGGTCGGGACCGTTCTCTTGTGGGCCGTGGCGGGGTTCTTGTACTGGTCACGCGCGAACGAGCGCGACGCCGACGGCTCCTCGCGCTGA
- a CDS encoding MATE family efflux transporter, whose product MFPVPNPVRLLILGIGLALARLGLLDRERAVRIADLSWPRVVTGLARMSKNAVDVAMVGIASGTVAITGVGFAGPYWGLAFALGGGIAGGTIALVSQRFGADAIDELGLAVRSSALLTVVATLPVTTVFWLFPTELISVLSSDQGAIELGAAYLRIVGLGVPFAGLNLIGSRVLVGSDDAYTAMTLRASGAVINIVLNAVLIFGLDLGVEGAALGTVLSNVVVTGAFAVGLSRGSLPGVGAFPVVVDPFGPFLDTETIRDLVKIGVPVMGRSLVWTVAEFPMLAILDSFGPDVVAAFVIARRIWGLMNTPGWGFGLASSSLVGQALGKDDEQTAEAYGNEVIRFAVATYLVSAALVAIFARPIVLGFVDNPADPAVPIAIDLVYVACIAVILQGVSGGSAGPLDASGDTRWTFGSQFVGMFLGSIPLTYIGSITSLGLTGLYLAFFAETTIPAVLNYYRFKTGTWKVVSRGYRPKTAADD is encoded by the coding sequence GTGTTCCCGGTCCCCAACCCCGTTCGCCTCCTCATCCTCGGCATCGGGCTCGCGCTCGCCCGTCTCGGTCTCCTCGACCGCGAGCGCGCCGTCCGCATCGCCGACCTCTCGTGGCCCCGCGTCGTCACCGGTCTCGCCCGGATGTCGAAGAACGCCGTCGACGTGGCGATGGTGGGTATCGCCTCGGGGACCGTCGCCATCACCGGCGTCGGGTTCGCCGGGCCGTACTGGGGACTCGCCTTCGCACTCGGCGGCGGTATCGCCGGCGGAACCATCGCGCTCGTCTCCCAGCGGTTCGGCGCGGACGCGATTGACGAACTGGGGCTCGCGGTGCGGTCGAGCGCGCTCTTGACCGTCGTCGCCACGCTCCCGGTCACGACCGTCTTCTGGCTGTTCCCTACCGAACTCATCTCCGTGCTGAGCAGCGACCAAGGGGCCATCGAACTCGGCGCGGCGTACCTCCGAATCGTCGGCCTCGGCGTCCCCTTCGCCGGTCTGAACCTCATCGGGAGCCGCGTTCTCGTCGGCAGCGACGACGCCTACACCGCGATGACGCTCCGTGCGAGCGGTGCGGTCATCAACATCGTTCTCAACGCGGTGCTCATCTTCGGTCTCGACCTCGGCGTGGAGGGGGCGGCGCTCGGAACCGTCCTCTCGAACGTCGTCGTCACCGGCGCGTTCGCGGTCGGTCTGTCGCGGGGGTCGCTCCCCGGCGTGGGCGCGTTCCCCGTCGTCGTCGACCCGTTCGGCCCCTTCCTCGACACCGAGACGATACGCGACCTCGTCAAAATCGGCGTCCCCGTCATGGGTCGGAGCCTCGTCTGGACGGTCGCGGAGTTCCCGATGCTCGCCATCCTCGACAGCTTCGGACCCGACGTGGTCGCGGCGTTCGTCATCGCCCGCCGCATCTGGGGGCTCATGAACACCCCCGGCTGGGGCTTCGGGCTGGCGTCGTCGAGCCTCGTCGGACAGGCGCTCGGCAAGGACGACGAACAGACCGCCGAGGCCTACGGCAACGAGGTCATCCGGTTCGCCGTCGCCACGTACCTCGTCTCGGCGGCGCTCGTGGCGATATTCGCCCGCCCCATCGTCCTCGGGTTCGTCGATAACCCGGCTGACCCGGCGGTCCCCATCGCCATCGACCTCGTCTACGTCGCCTGTATCGCCGTCATCTTACAGGGCGTCTCCGGCGGCTCCGCGGGCCCGCTCGACGCCAGCGGCGACACCCGCTGGACGTTCGGCAGCCAGTTCGTCGGGATGTTCCTCGGGTCGATTCCGCTCACCTACATCGGCTCTATCACCTCGCTCGGACTCACCGGGCTCTACTTGGCGTTCTTCGCCGAGACGACGATTCCGGCGGTACTGAACTACTACCGGTTCAAAACCGGGACGTGGAAGGTAGTGAGTCGGGGCTACCGACCGAAGACGGCCGCAGACGACTAA
- a CDS encoding VOC family protein, which produces MSGTLDHVMIRVEDLEESLDWYTTHLGYEEKGRWEADTFTNVYLGPEDLHEEGAVLELTYNHGDNTYEMGDAWGHIAVRVPEDELESSYRQLMDEGVEDYRDPESCGGRYAFVKDPDGHEVEIVKRDHGAKWSLDHTMIRVEDADEALGFWTRKFGYEHTGRWESDTFANYFMKPEGAAEEAMAVELTYNYDGRSYEMGDAWGHLAVGADDLHDYWETLMEREAEDYRDPESCDDMFAFTKDPDGHEIEVIPADFESPE; this is translated from the coding sequence ATGTCCGGAACCCTCGACCACGTGATGATTCGCGTCGAAGACCTCGAGGAGTCGCTCGACTGGTACACGACCCATCTCGGCTACGAGGAGAAGGGTCGCTGGGAGGCCGACACGTTCACCAACGTCTACCTCGGCCCCGAGGACCTCCACGAGGAGGGCGCGGTTCTCGAACTCACCTACAACCACGGCGACAACACCTACGAGATGGGCGACGCCTGGGGTCACATCGCAGTCCGCGTCCCCGAGGACGAACTCGAATCCTCCTACCGGCAGCTGATGGACGAGGGCGTCGAGGACTACCGCGACCCCGAGTCCTGCGGCGGTCGCTACGCGTTCGTCAAGGACCCCGACGGCCACGAGGTCGAAATCGTCAAGCGCGACCACGGCGCGAAGTGGAGCCTCGACCACACGATGATTCGCGTCGAGGACGCCGACGAGGCGCTCGGCTTCTGGACCCGCAAGTTCGGCTACGAACACACCGGTCGCTGGGAGTCCGACACCTTCGCGAACTACTTCATGAAGCCCGAGGGCGCGGCCGAGGAGGCGATGGCCGTCGAACTCACCTACAACTACGACGGCCGGAGCTACGAGATGGGCGACGCGTGGGGCCACCTCGCCGTCGGCGCCGACGACCTCCACGACTACTGGGAGACGCTCATGGAGCGCGAGGCCGAAGACTACCGCGACCCTGAGTCCTGCGACGACATGTTCGCGTTCACGAAGGACCCCGACGGCCACGAAATCGAGGTCATCCCGGCCGACTTCGAGTCGCCGGAGTAA
- the artA gene encoding archaeosortase A — protein sequence MPGLLSDILAWVVIGTFVAGAVANGRDRELGRRVMTAAWVLFALFWLQLIPHFTLVHKSYIEGLLTIAAVPASLYAGWLLYNGRDTLFVLSRAVAAMGVVYLPFETIPAFTLLGATVPAPRGVLMETVAAQTRFLIESLGYTPQMIVGDQGYLNTFLWMQGSHRLEISVVLACTGLGSIAIFAGLIAAVDAPMGRKLRGLAIAVPIIYALNLLRTTFIAISVGKQYFHLFVDEVLFLFGSSDPYMVSFFISDRIISQALAVVALVGVTYLVVHEVPELLTVIEDVLYMVTGDEYDLRNELGLD from the coding sequence ATGCCCGGTCTCCTCTCCGACATCCTCGCGTGGGTGGTCATCGGAACCTTCGTCGCCGGCGCGGTCGCAAACGGGCGAGACCGCGAACTCGGCCGGCGGGTGATGACTGCCGCGTGGGTGTTGTTCGCGCTCTTCTGGCTCCAACTCATCCCGCATTTCACGCTCGTCCACAAGAGCTACATCGAGGGGCTGTTGACCATCGCGGCCGTCCCGGCGTCGCTCTACGCCGGCTGGCTCCTCTACAACGGCCGTGACACGCTGTTCGTCCTCTCGCGCGCCGTCGCCGCCATGGGCGTCGTCTACCTCCCGTTCGAGACGATTCCGGCGTTTACCCTCCTCGGGGCGACCGTCCCCGCGCCCCGCGGCGTCCTCATGGAGACCGTCGCGGCGCAGACGCGCTTCCTCATCGAATCACTCGGCTACACGCCGCAGATGATTGTCGGTGATCAGGGCTATCTGAACACGTTCCTGTGGATGCAGGGCTCGCACCGACTCGAAATCTCGGTCGTCCTCGCCTGCACCGGCCTCGGGAGCATCGCCATCTTCGCCGGCCTCATCGCCGCCGTCGACGCGCCGATGGGCCGGAAACTCCGCGGGCTCGCCATCGCCGTTCCCATCATCTACGCGCTGAACCTGCTTCGGACGACGTTCATCGCCATCTCGGTCGGCAAGCAGTACTTCCACCTGTTCGTCGACGAGGTTCTGTTCCTCTTCGGCTCGTCGGACCCGTACATGGTGTCGTTTTTCATCTCCGACCGCATCATCAGTCAGGCGCTCGCGGTCGTCGCGCTCGTGGGAGTCACCTACCTCGTCGTCCACGAAGTGCCGGAACTCCTCACGGTCATCGAGGACGTGCTCTACATGGTGACCGGCGACGAGTACGACCTCAGAAACGAGTTAGGGCTCGACTGA
- the dph5 gene encoding diphthine synthase, producing the protein MLTFIGLGLYDERSVPVEGREALADADRAFAEFYTSHLVGATVEELEAYHDIDIEVRDRAGVEQDPGPILDAAEDEHVVFLTAGDTMISTTHVDLRLRAEDRGIETRLIHGVTAQSAASGLTGLQNYRFGKAVTLPFPYVHGGDPVPKSVVDSLEANRDLGLHTLVYLDIKVDWEGRRGVEVDGDQYMTADYAAELFAEHWDADALGVAVCRAGSPDPVVAADRLSALAERDFGAPLHMLVIPGEVHHVEADALSALGGAPEELFDDEN; encoded by the coding sequence ATGCTCACCTTCATCGGCCTCGGTCTGTACGACGAGCGCTCGGTCCCCGTCGAAGGGCGGGAGGCGCTCGCTGACGCCGACCGCGCGTTCGCGGAGTTCTACACGAGCCACCTCGTCGGCGCGACCGTCGAGGAACTCGAAGCCTACCACGATATCGACATCGAGGTCCGCGACCGCGCCGGCGTCGAACAGGACCCCGGACCGATACTCGACGCCGCGGAAGACGAACACGTCGTGTTCCTCACCGCCGGCGATACGATGATTTCGACCACGCACGTCGACCTGCGGCTCCGCGCCGAAGACCGCGGCATCGAGACGCGCCTCATCCACGGCGTGACCGCCCAGTCCGCCGCCAGCGGCCTGACCGGACTCCAGAACTACCGCTTCGGGAAGGCCGTCACGCTCCCGTTCCCGTACGTCCACGGCGGCGACCCCGTGCCGAAGAGCGTCGTCGACTCGCTCGAAGCGAACCGCGACCTCGGCTTGCACACGCTCGTCTACCTCGACATCAAGGTCGACTGGGAGGGCCGCCGCGGCGTTGAGGTCGACGGCGACCAGTACATGACCGCCGACTATGCGGCGGAGCTGTTCGCCGAACACTGGGACGCCGACGCCCTCGGCGTGGCCGTCTGCCGGGCCGGAAGTCCGGACCCCGTCGTCGCCGCGGACCGCCTCTCGGCGCTCGCGGAACGCGACTTCGGCGCCCCGCTCCACATGCTCGTCATCCCCGGCGAGGTCCACCACGTCGAAGCCGACGCGCTCTCGGCGCTCGGCGGCGCGCCCGAAGAACTGTTCGACGACGAAAACTGA
- a CDS encoding DoxX family protein — translation MSTDSRTLETELFGRAVRFDYSERWVGYSLFLLRVVMGWTLFQGGITKLVTYLDSDPSNNWTAAGYLANAIPEGNPLMGLWSSMAGSPLTDMLNMWGLTLAGLALILGAFVRFSAFWGAVMMLFYWAAALEGGILAGLPLAHGWVVDDHIVYAVLLFGLGAFGAGRILGVDAYLENMEFVRRNRWMSLVMG, via the coding sequence ATGTCAACGGATAGTCGTACACTAGAGACGGAACTGTTCGGACGAGCGGTGCGGTTCGACTACTCGGAGCGCTGGGTCGGCTACTCGCTGTTTCTGCTCAGAGTGGTGATGGGGTGGACGCTGTTCCAAGGCGGCATCACGAAGCTCGTAACCTACCTGGATTCGGACCCCTCGAACAACTGGACCGCGGCGGGCTACCTCGCCAACGCGATTCCCGAGGGGAACCCCCTCATGGGACTGTGGAGTTCGATGGCAGGGAGTCCGCTCACCGATATGCTGAACATGTGGGGGTTGACGCTGGCCGGACTGGCGCTCATCCTCGGCGCGTTCGTTCGCTTCAGCGCCTTCTGGGGCGCGGTCATGATGCTGTTCTACTGGGCGGCGGCGCTCGAAGGCGGCATCCTCGCCGGCCTGCCGCTGGCTCACGGCTGGGTCGTCGACGACCACATCGTCTACGCGGTGCTGTTGTTCGGTCTCGGCGCGTTCGGCGCGGGCCGCATCCTCGGTGTCGACGCCTACCTCGAAAACATGGAGTTCGTGCGGCGCAACCGGTGGATGAGCCTCGTCATGGGCTGA
- a CDS encoding DUF7542 family protein, with product MSTPRATVACPTCGLEERFSKLADARLRIEEHRAETGHDPAWELGRFAPGVEKMGDEAGVCGVNLDEND from the coding sequence ATGTCGACCCCTCGTGCGACGGTCGCTTGTCCGACGTGCGGGCTCGAAGAGCGCTTTTCGAAGCTCGCTGACGCGCGCCTCCGAATCGAAGAACACCGCGCCGAGACCGGCCACGACCCCGCGTGGGAGTTGGGTCGGTTCGCCCCCGGCGTGGAGAAGATGGGCGACGAGGCGGGCGTCTGCGGCGTGAACCTCGACGAGAACGACTGA
- a CDS encoding Rieske (2Fe-2S) protein — protein sequence MVDGTRVAAVDEVPENGSYLFTAEDAYSRPTELILVRCDDEPGIEAWPNTCTHENQRFDRGTGAAVRDGEIICPKHGSMFDTCSGACENGEAAGTSLPDVDIAVSDGGVFLTDDEYTYLSAGAAGEDEDGDDGDDDDIPSSTSHIGF from the coding sequence ATGGTCGATGGAACCCGAGTCGCGGCCGTAGACGAGGTCCCCGAAAACGGGTCGTATCTGTTCACCGCGGAGGACGCGTATTCGCGGCCGACGGAACTCATTCTCGTTCGGTGCGACGACGAGCCGGGTATCGAAGCGTGGCCGAACACCTGCACCCACGAGAACCAGCGGTTCGACCGGGGGACCGGCGCGGCGGTGCGCGACGGCGAGATTATCTGCCCGAAACACGGGTCGATGTTCGACACCTGTTCCGGCGCGTGCGAAAACGGCGAGGCGGCGGGCACCAGCCTGCCGGACGTGGACATCGCGGTCTCCGACGGCGGCGTCTTCCTGACCGACGACGAGTACACCTATCTCTCCGCTGGCGCGGCGGGCGAGGACGAGGACGGCGACGACGGCGACGACGACGACATCCCGAGTTCGACGTCGCATATCGGGTTCTGA
- a CDS encoding Lrp/AsnC family transcriptional regulator, with protein sequence MKDGELDSIDRRILHYLQQDARGTSSSDIAEKLGLSSSTVRTRLSRLEDTGIVRGYHVDIDYDLAGYPLYTKIICTAPVPERSALANRARDVHGVTAVREIMTGERNVYVNAIGTDHDDLNRISEELDGLGLDIVDEQLIRDEFVCPYHGFLDEDGADQ encoded by the coding sequence ATGAAAGACGGCGAGTTAGACTCGATAGACAGGCGCATCCTCCACTACCTCCAGCAGGACGCCCGAGGAACGTCGTCCAGCGACATCGCGGAGAAACTCGGTCTCTCGTCGAGCACCGTCAGAACGCGACTCAGCAGACTCGAAGACACCGGCATCGTCCGCGGCTACCACGTCGACATCGACTACGACCTCGCGGGCTACCCGCTCTACACGAAGATAATCTGTACCGCGCCCGTCCCGGAGCGCTCCGCGTTGGCGAATCGGGCGCGCGACGTCCACGGCGTGACCGCGGTTCGAGAGATAATGACCGGCGAGCGGAACGTGTACGTCAACGCCATCGGGACGGACCACGACGACCTCAATCGCATCAGCGAGGAACTGGACGGACTCGGCCTCGACATCGTCGACGAACAGCTCATCCGCGACGAGTTCGTCTGCCCGTATCACGGATTTCTCGACGAGGACGGCGCTGACCAGTAG